Sequence from the Vibrio alfacsensis genome:
AATTCCTAAAGAAATGACGCTTCCTAAAGTGGGATATCATCGTCGACTCTCTGCTGAGGGGCTGCTAGCGCTCGCTCCTACCAAAGTGATCGGCTCAGATGAAATGGGACCAAATACAACGTTGGAACAACTGCAATCTGCAGGCGTTGACATCGAAATCGTCAATACAAAAGCGGATGTTGATGGCTTATTACAGCGTATTGACCAAATCGCCAATCTTGTGGATCGTCAGCCTCAAGCAGTAAAACTGAAGCAAAAGTATCACAACAAGTTTCGGCTCTTGAACATAATCAACCAGAAAAAGCCGATAAGAAAAAAGTTCTGTTTCTTCTTATTCATGAAGGACGTGCAGCGAATGTTGCAGGCTTAGATACCACACCAGACGCCATCATCAAACTAGCAGGCGGTGAAAACCCTGCCGCGGATAAGCTCACGTCGTACAAACCGCTTTCGACAGAAGCAATGGTAGAAATGCAGCCCGACGTTATTCTCGTCAGTGGTCGTAGCTACCAAACAATGGGGGGGGCGGACGCGATTTTGAAAGCAATGCCTCTATTGGCGGCAACGCCTGCTGGTATGAACAAGAAGTTCGTGACAATCGATGGCCATGCTCTGGTGGGAGGTTTAGGCCTTAAGAGCCTTACTGAAGCTAAGCGTCTTAATCGCTTGTTGTACCCATAGAGAACCCCAATGCTGTTAAAACGACTTCCACTCTCAACGACTCTAGTTACGCTCTCGGGGTTTCTCGCTTTCATTGCCGTGGCTTCGATTACTGTTGGTCCAATGAATATTAGTTTTGCAGACAGTCTGCGAAGCTTGATTGGCGCAAGCTCTGATCTTGCGCCACATATTCAACTTGTCATTAATGAAATCCGCTTACCACGAACGATCTTGTGTATGTTCGTCGGTGCCATTCTTGCAATTTGTGGCGTGGTGATGCAGGGGTTATTTCGCAACCCGCTTGCGGAGCCAGGCATCATTGGGGTTTCTGCCGGAGCCGCACTTGGTGGTGCGTTTGCAATTGTGGTTTTTGCCGACTTTAGCCAGCACTACCCACAACTAATGAACTTAGCCGCTCTGCCATTTTTTGCCTTTCTTGGCGGCGCAATCACCACGATTTTAGTCTATTGGTTAGGCACCAATAAATTTGGCACATCCGTTACCATCATGCTACTTGCTGGTGTTGCTATCAGTGCGCTCTCAGGGGCAGCTATCGGCTTTATGAATTTTGTGGCCGATGACCAAATGCTAAGAGATTTAGCGCTTTGGTCAATGGGGTCATTAGCTGGTGCAAACTGGTCTGGTATTGGCCTAGCGGCTGTTACACTATTGATTCTTTTCTATTGGTTCCAGAAGAAGTCAATGGCATTAAATGCGCTTTTGTTAGGGGAACCTGAAGCCCGTCACTTAGGAGTACCGGTACAAAAACTTAAACGCCAGCTGATTTTGCTCTCTGCGGTAGGTGTCGGTGTGACGGTTAGTATATGCGGTGCGATCGGTTTTATTGGCCTTGTTATCCCTCACCTTGGCCGCATGATCTCGGGGCCAGACCACCGAACGCTTTTGCCTATCTCGGCGTTAATGGGAGCTTTGCTATTAACCGCTGCTGA
This genomic interval carries:
- a CDS encoding FecCD family ABC transporter permease, translating into MLLKRLPLSTTLVTLSGFLAFIAVASITVGPMNISFADSLRSLIGASSDLAPHIQLVINEIRLPRTILCMFVGAILAICGVVMQGLFRNPLAEPGIIGVSAGAALGGAFAIVVFADFSQHYPQLMNLAALPFFAFLGGAITTILVYWLGTNKFGTSVTIMLLAGVAISALSGAAIGFMNFVADDQMLRDLALWSMGSLAGANWSGIGLAAVTLLILFYWFQKKSMALNALLLGEPEARHLGVPVQKLKRQLILLSAVGVGVTVSICGAIGFIGLVIPHLGRMISGPDHRTLLPISALMGALLLTAADMFARVAVAPAELPVGIVTALIGAPFFIYLLFQQKGKIL